CGAAAAGTGCACGTATGCACATTCTTGGCGTAATGGAACAAGCAATCCCTGCTCCACGCGCGGATATTTCCGATTATGCACCGCGCATCTATACAATGAAAATTGATCCGAAGAAAATCAAAGACGTCATTGGTAAAGGTGGCGCAACAATTCGTTCACTAACTGAAGAAACTGGCACTTCTATCGATATCGATGATGATGGTACAGTGAAAATTGCCGCAGTAGATAGTAATGCAGCGAAAAACGTAATGGGACGTATTGAAGAAATCGTTGCAGAAGTTGAAGCTGGCGCGATTTACAAAGGTAAAGTCACTCGTCTTGCTGATTTTGGTGCATTCGTAGCAATCGTTGGAAATAAAGAAGGTTTAGTTCATATTTCTCAAATTGCTGAAGAGCGCGTAGAAAAAGTTAGCGATTACCTCCAAGTGGGCCAAGAAGTAAACGTGAAAGTTGTTGAAATCGATCGTCAAGGTCGTATTCGTTTAACAATGAAAGACTTGGCTCCAAAACAAGAAACTGAAATTAACCAAGAAGATTCTGTAGAAGAACAAGAATAATCTTGGAATATCGAATCAAAACTTGGTAGCAACCGTTGCCAAGTTTTGTTGTTTTCCAACTTTTAGGCATAAAGAAAGCAAATGCGGTGTTTTCGCTTATCTCGCCATTTTATAGTCTATTTATTTAGCTTATGTGCGATCTTACTCCTTGCAGGCTGTGTTCAGTCTGGGGGCGGTTTTGTGTCTAAAAATCATGTCGTGTTGGCTGAACAAAACCCGAATACTCACTTTGAACAAGAAGTGATGATCGTGCGATTAAGCCAAGTACTACTCGTTGGAAAAATGAGTAATGAAGAACGTGCATCGTTACATTTTGAACGTGGCGTACTCTATGATTCCCTTGGGTTATGGGGACTTGCTCGTTACGATTTTACTCAAGCCCTTGCATTACAGCCTAAAATGGCATCTGTGTACAATTACTTAGGGCTTTATTTATTACTTGAAGAAGATTACGACGGCGCATTGGAAGCATTCAATACGGTGTTTGAATTAGATTCAAGTTATGACTATACCCACCTTAATCGTGGTTTAAATTTTTATTATGTAGGGCGCTACCATCTTGCTCAGCAAGATTTCTTACAGTTCTACCAAGCCGATACAAAAGATCCCTATCGTGTCTTATGGCTATATTTGAACGAACAAAAATTAAAACCACAAGAAGCCCAAACAAATCTTGTTGAACGAGCAAAAGGGCTATCAGAGGACTTCTGGGGTACACACATCGTTCAATATTACTTAGGACACATCTCTGTAGAAGAATTACAACAACGTGCGAGTGAATTTGCGGAAAATTCACAACAATATGCTGAAATTCTCACAGAAACCTATTTTTATCTAGCAAAACAAAAACTCAATGTAGGGCTAGTAGATGAAGCAGCAGCTTTATTTAAACTAGCTATGGCAAATCAGGTTTATAACTTTGTTGAGTATCGTTTTGCTGCGTTTGAACTAATGAAATTAAAACCTGTTCAAACAGAAGACGAAAAAGAAGAGAAAAGTGCGGTAACAAAATCGGTTGTTTCTAAAAATCAACCAAAAACTCACCGCTCTTTACAGTAGAACGAATAGAAAAATTCATTCGCTCTGCTCAACTTAATAAACCGAAGGCCTCTTTGAGCTTTCCTTATTTATATTCGAGTATTTTAATGACTGACAAAATTACTTTTAATGACTTAGGCTTACCTGAGTTCATCTTAAAAGCTGTTTCTGACTTAGGTTTTGAAACCCCTTCTCCAATTCAACAAGAATGTATCCCGCATTTGCTCAGTGGCAATGATGTGCTAGGTATGGCACAAACAGGTAGTGGTAAAACCGCTGCTTTTGCTCTGCCTTTATTAGCGCAAATCGATCCAAGTGAAAAACATCCACAAATGTTAGTGATGGCACCTACTCGCGAACTTGCTATTCAAGTTGCCGATGCTTGCGAACAATTTGTTAAATATGCTCATGGCTCCCGCATTGTTACCTTATATGGCGGGCAACGTTATGACATCCAACTTCGTGCATTAAAACAAGGCGCACAAGTGGTTGTGGGTACACCTGGTCGTATTCTTGACCATATTCGTCGCGGCACATTAAATCTTTCTGAACTTCGTTTTATCGTATTAGATGAAGCAGATGAAATGCTACGTATGGGTTTCATTGATGATGTAGAAACCGTCATGGCAGAATTACCAGAAAATCACCAAACAGCATTATTCTCTGCAACAATGCCTGAACCGATCCGTCGTATTACGAAACGTTTTATGAATGATCCAAAAGAAGTAAAGATCAAAGTTAATAACGAAAATGCCCCAGATATCGACCAAAGTTGCTGGTATGTGCACGGCGTGCGTAAAAATGAAGCTCTTCTTCGTTTCTTAGAAGTAGAAGATTTTGATGCAGCGATTATCTTTGCTCGTACTAAAACTGGTACTTTAGACATTACAGAACTACTTGAAAAAAATGGTTTCCGTTCTGCCGCACTTAATGGTGATATGACACAACAATTGCGCGAACAAACCCTCGATCGCTTACGTAACGGCAGTTTAGATATTGTTGTGGCAACCGATGTGGCCGCACGCGGTATTGATATTGAACGTATCAGCCTTGTGGTGAACTACGATATTCCGCTTGATGCAGAATCTTATGTGCACCGAATTGGCCGTACTGGTCGTGCAGGTCGTTCTGGTCGTGCTTTATTGTTCGTTGAACCTCGCGAGCGTCGTTTACTTCGTAATATTGAACACCTAATGAAAAAAGGTATCAATGAAGTGGAATTGCCAAATCATCTTGTGTTACAAGAATGCCGCCGCAAAAAATTCGTCGCAAAAATTACAAAACAACTAGAACATCACGATTTAGAACAATATCGTAGTTTATTAGAAGACTTATTCACAGCCGATCAAGATCAAGAAGATATTGCTGCAGCAATGTTAATGTTGCTACAAGGCAAACAAAAATTAATTCTTCCTCCAGATCCGCCAATGGAAAAACGTCGTCGTGAACGTAATGAACGAGGTGATCGCCGTGAAAATCCACGTTCAGCTGAACGTCGTGGCGAACGTAAAGGCTATGGAAATCCACAACCAATGGATTTATATCGTATCGAAGTGGGTCGTGCAGATGGTGTAGAAGTTCGCCATATCGTGGGTGCGATTGCTAACGAAGGTGATATCAATAGCCGCTATATTGGTCATATCAAACTTTATGATGACTACACTACCGTTGAATTGCCACAAGGTATGCCGAAAGAATTATTGCAACAATTCGGTAAAACACGCGTATTGAATAAACAAATGCAAATGTCTTTCTTAGGTGCTGTGAAGTCTGATAGTTCACGTGGCAGCGATGATTTTAACGGTAAACGTAAAGGCCGTGGTGGCGATTTCCGTGGAGAACGCGGACGTAATGAACGCACTGGTGACAATCGTGGAAATCGTAAATTTAATGAAAAAAGTAACCGCTCTTTTAGCGATAAACCACGCCGTGATCGCCGAGGATAATATCCTTGTGATATAAAGAATAGTGCTATTTCCTAATGTTTTTGCATCATTTAAAATTTAGCACTACTCGGTGAACAAAACTTAGCCCCTTGAACCTCAAGGGGCTTTTTATTGTCTATTGCTTAAATTCTAGCTACAATCCCGCAAACTTTTTATATAGGAAAAATCATTGAAAGGTCTCTTTTTACGTATTATTGCTGCCTTAGCTTTATTGCTTTGGGCTATAGATATGGTATTCCCATGGCAATTTTTACGCCATGCTGAAGAAAACCACTATACAGCAATTCAAGAACGAGGCTCACTCATTGTGGGCACAATGAACAACCCTATTTCTTATTTTATAAATAAAGACGGTGAACGAGGCTTTGAATATGAATTGGCTAAAGCATTTGCTGATTCACTGGGTGTAGAACTCGAAATTAAAACTTTCGACAATCAAGAACAATTATTTAATGAGTTAGATAAGCATAATATTGATTTAGCTGCGGCTCACCTTTTATATCATCCTAATAATGCAGAGCGTTTCCAAACTGGCCCAGCATATCATTCAGCTTCATGGCAATTAGCTTATCGAAAAGATGAACAACGTCCTAAAAATCTAGGTGATGTTAAGAAAGAAATTTATATCGCTAACAATTCATCATTGGAAGAAACACTAAAAGAATTACAAAAACAATATCCACAATTAACTTGGAAAAGAAATCAAGCGTTTACTCAAGAAGAACTATTGCTGCATCTGTCTGAAGGAAAAATTCCTTACGTCATTGCTAATTCCATTGATATCGCTGCGATTCAACAAATCAAACCAGAACTCTCCATTGCCTTTGATATTACTGATGAAGCAAACATTCACTGGTATTTACCGAATAATGCCTACAATGATCTGCAAGCTGTCTTACTCAATTTTATGAATAATGCACAAGAAACAGGGCTAGTAGATAATTTAAAAGAAAAATATTTAGGGCATATTTCACAATTTGATTACGTGGATACGCGCTCTTATATGAACGCAATTGAAAATACCCTGCCACAATTCTCACCGCTCTTTGAAAAATACAAAGGGGAATTAGATTGGCGATTACTCGCAGCAGTCGCTTATCAAGAGTCTCATTGGAATCCAGATGCAACATCACCTACGGGCGTGCGTGGCATAATGATGCTGACGAAAGATACCGCACAACATATGAAAATCAGCGATAGAACAGATCCTGAACAAAGCATTAAAGCGGGATCAGAATATTTACACTGGCTGATTAGTCAAATTCCAGAAACCATTGAAAAAGAAGAAAGAATTTGGTTTGCCTTAGCCGCCTATAACATGGGACTAGGCCACTTAATTGATGCGCGTCGTTTAACTAAAAATCTTGGAGGAAATCCAGATAATTGGCTCGATGTGAAAAAAAATCTGCCTTTATTAGCAGAAAAACGCTATTATTCCCAACTGAAATACGGCTATGCTCGAGGCTATGAAGCCCATCAATATGTAGAAAATATTCGCCGCTATATGAATAGCATTGTGAATTATCATCGAGTCCAAGAAAATCAAACAACGAATGATAATGCCAACAACGAAAGTGCGGTCAAGAATTCAGAAGAAATAAAAGAAAAAAAGGATAAATAAAATGTTAAAACGCAAAACTTTTCTTAAAAAGAAAACCAATTTACAACAAACCTCTTTATCACGTAACCTACGTTTGAGACGCTTGAAACACCGTAAACAACAGCAATTTGCGAGACATTCATTACAATTTGTCGTACAAGAAATTTGTTGTTAATTAAAGCATCTCTATCCAATAAAAAACGGGTTAAAACTTATTAGTCTTAACCCATTTCTTATCAAAATTTATACTGTTTAGCTTAAGCTAAAGGAATCTCTGCATCTAGCTCGCCAGTTAAGCGATTACGTAAATCGCGACGAATAACCTCAATAGTCCAGAACCAGAAAATATGACCAACTAATTCTGAAATATGTTCATATAGCGGCCATTCTGCAACTAGGTGGGGTTAAACCTAGTGCAGGGAAAGTAATATAGTGCACACAAATATTAGCAATAAGCCCTGCACCAATACCTTGCCAAAATTTGATTTTTGGAAAACGTTCTGCGACTAAGCAATAACCAATCGCAAAAACTAAAGAAAAGATCATATGGGTAACACCAATCCAATTGAATGCATGATCCGCAAAGGTAAATGCAGCATCAGTTGGATCAATACCTAAATAATCACGTAAAAACACATGTGGTGGATTTAAAAACGCACGGGAACATACTGCCAGCACTTGATCTTGTGTTAAACACTTTACAAGCGGCCGCAAAGAAATCGATTGGACTACGTGGTGGAAATGGATGCTCGGCACCCCATTTAACAAAAGCAGAAATAATTCCGGCAACGATACCAACAAATACTGCCACGCCATAACGACGACGGTTTGCTGGACTTTGAGTAAAAATACCTGACATATTTTGCTCTCCAATAAAAGTAAAGAAAAAATAACCGCACTTTTACATCATTGTTTATACAATTTAAAATGCGATCCCTATTTTGTCTATATAACAAAATATAGGTAGAATACTAGAATATTTTGTGGATTAGTTAAGTTATTATTCTGATTTCACACCAAGGTTCCCAATTTTTACGCCTAATAATCCAATAAAAACAGGATCAAAATAATCACCCAGAAATTTGAATAACTCATTTAGTTCTGTAAAAGAGCGTTGAATTTTTATTTGATCTTCTACTTTACGAACGAACTCATAACGTACTCTGTTTTCTTCAAAATATGCAGTTAAAGTTAAGTAGATAGTTTCAAAAAAATGGCTTTTTGCACCCTCTTCACCAGGATCGCTAATACGTACATTCCATGTATTATTAAATAGGACTTGAGGCTGATTTGACATTTTTATACTCCTTTTTACTATTTTTAGCCTAAGAAAAACCCGATTATAAAGTTTCTGTAATCAAAAAATTTATAATCGGGCTTTTCAAACATTTTCCCTGCGTGTTTTGCTTTACGTTGGTAACTCCCTTTCCCTTTACGTTTTTTCTCAATACGCTGACGAAATAGCTTGTCATGTAATAATGCCATCACTGCATTATTTTTGATCACTCCTCGAGTGTGCTCATAAACGGTTTCATTTTCAACCGCACTTTTTTGTTGCTTTGCCATAATTTTTCCTCAAAAAAGCCGCGGAAGGATTTCCACGGCTGGAGTATTATACGCGCAAACGTTTAAATTACAAAATCTCAAGTATACTTTCTGGCGGACGCCCAATTTTAGCTTGATTACCATTGATAACGATTGGACGTTCAATAAGCGCTGAATGCTCACTCATGGCTTTTAATAATTCAGCTTGAGAGAGATCTAAATTGTCTAAATTTAAGTTTTTATATAAATCATCTTTCGTACGCATCATTTGACGCACATCATCGATTCCTAATTTTTGGGCAATGCTTTGTAATTCATTAATGGAATACTGCTTTTGTAAATACAATTCAACTATTGGCTGAACACCTTGATTTTCTAACAATTCTAGGGTTTCACGACTTTTTGAACAACGAGGGTTGTGATAAATAACGACAGACATAGGATTTCCTCTTAGTAGCTATAAACACTATAAATTTTAACTTATAATGGCGAAAAATACTTATAGGAAAAGAAATTATGCTAGAAATGTTGAAAAGCTGGTACTCGCGTCGCTTAAGCGATCCACAAGCGATGGGACTATTAGCCATATTATTATTTGGCTTTATCTCCATTTATTTTTTTGGAAATTTAATCGCGCCTTTGTTAATTGCTCTAGTACTATCCTATTTACTAGAAATGCCGATCAATTTTTTACATCAACATTTAAAATGCCCAAGAATGTTAGCAACAATCATCATTTTTGGTGGCTTTATTGGACTAGCGACAATCTTCTTTTTAATCCTCATGCCAATGCTATGGAATCAAACTATTTCCTTATTAAGTGATTTGCCCGCAATGTTTAATAAGCTCAATGAATGGTTACTAAACTTACCAGAGCATTATCCTGAACTCATCGACTATTCAATGGTAGATTCTATTTTCAATTCTGTACGAGAAAAAATCCTTGGTTTTGGTGAATCTGCGGTAAAACTTTCTTTAGCCTCCATCATGAACTTGGTTTCTTTAGGGATTTATGCCTTTTTAGTGCCATTAATGATGTTTTTTATGTTGAAAGATAAGTCAGAACTTTTACAAGGCGTGAGCCGTTTTTTACCGAAAAATAGAAACTTAGCCTTCAAAGTATGGAAAGAAATGCAACAGCAAATTTCCAACTACATTCATGGAAAATTGTTAGAAATACTGATTGTCACGCTCATCACCTACATTATTTTCTTAATATTCGGGCTAAATTACCCGCTCTTATTGGCTTTTGCAGTGGGTCTTTCAGTTCTCGTTCCTTATATTGGCGCGGTAATTGTTACGATTCCAGTTGCATTGGTTGCTTTATTCCAATTTGGAATCAGTCCAACATTTTGGTATATCATCATCGCTTTTGCTGTGAGTCAGCTCTTAGATGGAAACTTACTCGTCCCTTATTTATTTTCTGAAGCAGTGAATTTACATCCATTGATTATTATCATTTCAGTATTAATTTTCGGTGGTTTATGGGGATTTTGGGGAGTATTCTTTGCCATTCCCTTAGCGACTTTAGTGAAAGCTGTTATAAATGCCTTACCTCAAGATTAAAAGTCTAAATTAAAAAGTGATACAAATAAAAAAATAGTTAACCATGAATTTTTGGTTAACTATTTTTCATTGAAGTTTATTCTAAGAATAAAATTTAACTAAGGTAATTCGTCAATTTCCTTATCTACTTTAGGCGGGATCATATGTTCACGGCGTAATCCAACATCGTATGCAATTGCGATTGCAATAAAGATTGAAGAATATGTACCAAATCCAATACCCACAAGTAATGCTAAAGAGAAGTTATGAATTGATGGACCACCAAAAAAGAACAATGCAATAACAACAATTAATGTTGTCGCAGAGGTCATGATGGTTCTTGATAAAGTTTGCGTTAAAGAAACATCAATAATATCAATCGTATCTAGACGTCTTATTTTTCTGAAGTTTTCACGCACACGGTCAAAGACCACGATACTATCGTTAATAGAATAACCCACAACAGATAAAATCGCTGCAACAAAGGTTAAATCAATTTCGATTTGTAACGCTGAAAATACACCAAGAGTAATAATTACGTCATGCGCAAGGGATGCGATACCGCCAAAACCTAAACGCCATTCAAAGCGAGAACCTACATAAACTAGCATCATCGCCAATGTTGCTAATGTCGCATACACCGCACCTTGTGCCAATTCTTCCCCTACATTTGGTCCAACAAATTCAACACTACGAATCTTAATGCCAGAATCGACTTCTTGGAGCATTCCTTTTACGCGATCGCCAATAGCTGAATCATTATCCGTAGCTGGTAAACGAATCATGACATCTTGAACAGAACCGGTTGTCTGCACAATTGGGCTTTCAATACCATTTTGATGGAGCTTACCACGGATTTTCTCTAAATCTGCAGATTGTGAAAAATGGGTATCAAAAACAACCCCACCAGTAAAATCCAATCCCCAGTTAAAGCCTTTTGATACGATAAAAAATAGCGAAATGGCCATTAAAAGTGCGGAAAAAACATAGCCCCATTTACGCAGTTTCATAAATTCGGTCAATGGGAACGGGAGTTTAATCCCATTGATTTCACGGATAAAATGTCCGTCTTTATCTTTTGCAAAAATTT
This portion of the Haemophilus haemolyticus genome encodes:
- the nlpI gene encoding lipoprotein NlpI → MRCFRLSRHFIVYLFSLCAILLLAGCVQSGGGFVSKNHVVLAEQNPNTHFEQEVMIVRLSQVLLVGKMSNEERASLHFERGVLYDSLGLWGLARYDFTQALALQPKMASVYNYLGLYLLLEEDYDGALEAFNTVFELDSSYDYTHLNRGLNFYYVGRYHLAQQDFLQFYQADTKDPYRVLWLYLNEQKLKPQEAQTNLVERAKGLSEDFWGTHIVQYYLGHISVEELQQRASEFAENSQQYAEILTETYFYLAKQKLNVGLVDEAAALFKLAMANQVYNFVEYRFAAFELMKLKPVQTEDEKEEKSAVTKSVVSKNQPKTHRSLQ
- a CDS encoding DEAD/DEAH box helicase — its product is MTDKITFNDLGLPEFILKAVSDLGFETPSPIQQECIPHLLSGNDVLGMAQTGSGKTAAFALPLLAQIDPSEKHPQMLVMAPTRELAIQVADACEQFVKYAHGSRIVTLYGGQRYDIQLRALKQGAQVVVGTPGRILDHIRRGTLNLSELRFIVLDEADEMLRMGFIDDVETVMAELPENHQTALFSATMPEPIRRITKRFMNDPKEVKIKVNNENAPDIDQSCWYVHGVRKNEALLRFLEVEDFDAAIIFARTKTGTLDITELLEKNGFRSAALNGDMTQQLREQTLDRLRNGSLDIVVATDVAARGIDIERISLVVNYDIPLDAESYVHRIGRTGRAGRSGRALLFVEPRERRLLRNIEHLMKKGINEVELPNHLVLQECRRKKFVAKITKQLEHHDLEQYRSLLEDLFTADQDQEDIAAAMLMLLQGKQKLILPPDPPMEKRRRERNERGDRRENPRSAERRGERKGYGNPQPMDLYRIEVGRADGVEVRHIVGAIANEGDINSRYIGHIKLYDDYTTVELPQGMPKELLQQFGKTRVLNKQMQMSFLGAVKSDSSRGSDDFNGKRKGRGGDFRGERGRNERTGDNRGNRKFNEKSNRSFSDKPRRDRRG
- the secF gene encoding protein translocase subunit SecF, with product MKIFAKDKDGHFIREINGIKLPFPLTEFMKLRKWGYVFSALLMAISLFFIVSKGFNWGLDFTGGVVFDTHFSQSADLEKIRGKLHQNGIESPIVQTTGSVQDVMIRLPATDNDSAIGDRVKGMLQEVDSGIKIRSVEFVGPNVGEELAQGAVYATLATLAMMLVYVGSRFEWRLGFGGIASLAHDVIITLGVFSALQIEIDLTFVAAILSVVGYSINDSIVVFDRVRENFRKIRRLDTIDIIDVSLTQTLSRTIMTSATTLIVVIALFFFGGPSIHNFSLALLVGIGFGTYSSIFIAIAIAYDVGLRREHMIPPKVDKEIDELP
- a CDS encoding AI-2E family transporter, coding for MLEMLKSWYSRRLSDPQAMGLLAILLFGFISIYFFGNLIAPLLIALVLSYLLEMPINFLHQHLKCPRMLATIIIFGGFIGLATIFFLILMPMLWNQTISLLSDLPAMFNKLNEWLLNLPEHYPELIDYSMVDSIFNSVREKILGFGESAVKLSLASIMNLVSLGIYAFLVPLMMFFMLKDKSELLQGVSRFLPKNRNLAFKVWKEMQQQISNYIHGKLLEILIVTLITYIIFLIFGLNYPLLLAFAVGLSVLVPYIGAVIVTIPVALVALFQFGISPTFWYIIIAFAVSQLLDGNLLVPYLFSEAVNLHPLIIIISVLIFGGLWGFWGVFFAIPLATLVKAVINALPQD
- the arsC gene encoding arsenate reductase (glutaredoxin) (This arsenate reductase requires both glutathione and glutaredoxin to convert arsenate to arsenite, after which the efflux transporter formed by ArsA and ArsB can extrude the arsenite from the cell, providing resistance.), which produces MSVVIYHNPRCSKSRETLELLENQGVQPIVELYLQKQYSINELQSIAQKLGIDDVRQMMRTKDDLYKNLNLDNLDLSQAELLKAMSEHSALIERPIVINGNQAKIGRPPESILEIL
- a CDS encoding DUF5377 family protein encodes the protein MSNQPQVLFNNTWNVRISDPGEEGAKSHFFETIYLTLTAYFEENRVRYEFVRKVEDQIKIQRSFTELNELFKFLGDYFDPVFIGLLGVKIGNLGVKSE
- a CDS encoding alternative ribosome-rescue factor A encodes the protein MAKQQKSAVENETVYEHTRGVIKNNAVMALLHDKLFRQRIEKKRKGKGSYQRKAKHAGKMFEKPDYKFFDYRNFIIGFFLG
- the mltF gene encoding membrane-bound lytic murein transglycosylase MltF; the encoded protein is MKGLFLRIIAALALLLWAIDMVFPWQFLRHAEENHYTAIQERGSLIVGTMNNPISYFINKDGERGFEYELAKAFADSLGVELEIKTFDNQEQLFNELDKHNIDLAAAHLLYHPNNAERFQTGPAYHSASWQLAYRKDEQRPKNLGDVKKEIYIANNSSLEETLKELQKQYPQLTWKRNQAFTQEELLLHLSEGKIPYVIANSIDIAAIQQIKPELSIAFDITDEANIHWYLPNNAYNDLQAVLLNFMNNAQETGLVDNLKEKYLGHISQFDYVDTRSYMNAIENTLPQFSPLFEKYKGELDWRLLAAVAYQESHWNPDATSPTGVRGIMMLTKDTAQHMKISDRTDPEQSIKAGSEYLHWLISQIPETIEKEERIWFALAAYNMGLGHLIDARRLTKNLGGNPDNWLDVKKNLPLLAEKRYYSQLKYGYARGYEAHQYVENIRRYMNSIVNYHRVQENQTTNDNANNESAVKNSEEIKEKKDK